The Sorangiineae bacterium MSr11367 genome window below encodes:
- a CDS encoding glutathione S-transferase family protein, translated as MSLDFYYAPFSSASRVHWALEELGIPYNKIKMDLKAGETRSPAYVAMNPNAKVPLLVIDGKPLFESLAILLYLGEHFGPEKNLWPAANDPARFEALSWTTWGTTELGMAIAMLFNFQEVPPAKELAIARSNACCAILERHLEGRPYVMGNDFTLVDVAVSAVLAWSRFFNYDLTPFPRVSAWVDRCSSRPALKATQVG; from the coding sequence ATGTCGCTCGACTTCTACTATGCACCGTTCAGCAGTGCCTCCCGCGTCCACTGGGCCCTCGAGGAGCTCGGCATTCCGTACAACAAGATCAAGATGGACCTCAAGGCGGGCGAGACGAGGTCGCCCGCCTACGTGGCGATGAACCCCAACGCCAAGGTGCCGCTCTTGGTCATCGACGGCAAACCGCTGTTCGAGTCGCTGGCCATTCTTCTCTATTTGGGCGAGCACTTCGGTCCCGAGAAAAACCTCTGGCCCGCCGCAAACGATCCGGCGCGTTTCGAAGCTCTCTCCTGGACCACGTGGGGCACCACCGAGCTCGGGATGGCCATCGCCATGCTCTTCAATTTCCAGGAAGTGCCCCCGGCCAAGGAACTCGCCATTGCGCGCTCCAACGCCTGTTGCGCGATCCTCGAGCGTCACCTCGAAGGTCGGCCGTACGTCATGGGCAACGACTTCACCCTCGTCGACGTGGCCGTCTCTGCCGTCCTCGCCTGGTCCCGCTTCTTCAACTACGACCTAACGCCTTTCCCGCGCGTCTCCGCTTGGGTCGACCGCTGTTCGAGCCGTCCGGCCCTCAAGGCGACGCAAGTCGGCTAG
- a CDS encoding S9 family peptidase gives MGKHLGLGAVGVFLLFGCAAHAPAEVRRSSEPAIPSISSSRTTTPSRAEPRSSALTPERAVRFRRVLELRFSPNGSRLACVVSEAKGAAVETHIWMADVRSGDIHPFTDSPKSERAPRWAPDGRSLAFLSSRGGEMQVHVMPADGGEAREITSHEGGVSDFRWAPDGKSMAFIAYEPDANRKPDAPQVADRPQDVPRLWTVDLASKTTRPITRDSLRIDEFDVAGPGHLLAIASEQPKSETWNTAIYDIAMADGTTRLLTRPAPPFSDLLSSPSGTRFATVRTRDRGPIGHDLFVQSASGHEEARNATAKIDRAVRNARWQNDAVVVARVANGFRNTLHRIDLRGASTPIELPHSAAVFDVARDGTIAFAGVDFDRQAEVYVKPTAGPIRQLGHLQEGWDDTPLSSAEVFRFQSFDGRSVEAALMKPPPSAPKSAEKSPLVLLVHGGPNSNFSAMYYWFGAWAQLLAARGYQVLMVNPRGSTGYGEDFMKANRGDWGGGDFKDLLAALDTVLARGEVDPERLGIAGWSYGAEMAQWAIGHTPRFKAAVSGAGVFDQFAEFGTQTDPTTDEWHFGTPWEQPETFLRNSPFAFIRNAKTPTLILHGDADRNNPVGQSKALYRALKRLGVETELVIYPGEPHGPRKVKNQIDILERMVRWFDTHLSSRLASP, from the coding sequence ATGGGAAAGCATCTTGGACTTGGCGCGGTAGGCGTCTTCTTGCTCTTCGGTTGTGCGGCGCACGCTCCGGCAGAGGTCCGACGTAGCTCGGAGCCGGCGATTCCGTCGATTTCGTCCTCTCGAACGACGACCCCCTCGCGCGCGGAGCCTCGCAGCAGCGCCCTCACACCCGAGCGCGCGGTGCGGTTTCGTCGTGTTCTGGAGTTGCGTTTTTCACCCAATGGCTCTCGGTTGGCGTGCGTCGTTTCCGAAGCCAAAGGGGCGGCGGTGGAAACGCATATCTGGATGGCGGACGTCCGGAGTGGTGACATTCATCCCTTCACCGATTCTCCGAAATCGGAGCGCGCACCGCGATGGGCGCCGGACGGGCGATCGCTCGCGTTCTTGTCGAGTCGCGGCGGCGAGATGCAAGTCCATGTCATGCCGGCGGATGGCGGCGAAGCGCGCGAGATCACCTCGCACGAGGGCGGCGTGAGCGACTTTCGCTGGGCGCCCGACGGCAAGTCGATGGCGTTCATCGCGTACGAGCCCGATGCGAACCGGAAACCCGACGCTCCGCAGGTGGCCGATCGGCCGCAGGACGTCCCGCGCCTTTGGACGGTCGATCTCGCGTCGAAGACGACGCGGCCGATCACGCGAGATTCCCTTCGCATCGACGAATTCGACGTTGCTGGCCCTGGCCACCTTCTCGCGATTGCCAGCGAACAACCGAAGAGCGAGACGTGGAATACGGCCATTTATGACATCGCGATGGCCGACGGAACGACACGGCTGCTCACGCGCCCGGCACCACCGTTCTCGGACCTTCTCTCGTCTCCGAGTGGGACGCGCTTCGCGACGGTGCGAACGCGCGACCGGGGTCCCATTGGGCACGACCTGTTCGTGCAGAGTGCAAGTGGCCACGAAGAAGCGCGCAATGCCACGGCCAAAATCGATCGCGCCGTGCGCAATGCGCGCTGGCAGAACGATGCCGTCGTCGTCGCACGGGTCGCCAATGGATTTCGCAACACGTTGCACCGAATCGACCTTCGCGGTGCGTCCACGCCCATCGAACTTCCTCACTCCGCCGCCGTGTTCGACGTCGCACGCGATGGCACGATCGCCTTCGCAGGGGTCGACTTCGATCGGCAGGCGGAGGTTTACGTCAAACCGACGGCAGGACCGATTCGCCAGCTCGGGCACCTTCAAGAAGGATGGGACGATACGCCATTGTCCTCCGCGGAGGTCTTTCGCTTCCAAAGCTTCGACGGACGCTCCGTCGAGGCAGCGCTCATGAAACCCCCGCCATCGGCGCCGAAATCCGCCGAAAAATCACCTCTCGTGCTGCTCGTCCACGGGGGTCCGAATTCGAACTTTTCCGCGATGTATTACTGGTTCGGCGCGTGGGCGCAATTGCTCGCGGCGCGCGGATACCAGGTGCTCATGGTCAACCCGCGCGGTTCGACGGGGTATGGTGAGGACTTCATGAAGGCCAACCGCGGCGATTGGGGTGGCGGCGATTTCAAAGACCTCCTCGCCGCGCTCGACACCGTTCTCGCACGTGGCGAGGTGGATCCGGAACGACTGGGCATCGCCGGTTGGTCCTACGGCGCCGAGATGGCCCAGTGGGCCATCGGTCACACCCCGCGATTCAAGGCTGCCGTGTCCGGGGCCGGCGTGTTCGATCAATTCGCGGAGTTTGGGACGCAAACCGATCCCACCACCGACGAATGGCACTTTGGAACACCGTGGGAGCAACCCGAGACGTTCCTACGGAATTCGCCCTTTGCCTTCATTCGAAACGCCAAGACCCCTACCCTCATTCTTCATGGCGACGCCGACCGCAACAACCCCGTCGGACAGTCCAAGGCGCTCTACCGGGCGCTGAAGCGGCTCGGCGTCGAGACCGAATTGGTCATCTACCCCGGCGAGCCGCATGGTCCGCGAAAGGTGAAGAACCAGATCGACATTCTGGAACGAATGGTGCGCTGGTTCGACACGCACTTGTCTAGCCGACTTGCGTCGCCTTGA